In Pedobacter sp. WC2423, the following are encoded in one genomic region:
- a CDS encoding glyceraldehyde-3-phosphate dehydrogenase, with protein MFNQYQSEFQNWIEKEKKAVELLNVVGQLWFDRSIELVLFRKPLFDVGSSEILAHHQYAKEISGKDINIYETLELANEIARCNLAPSRVDIGRLAAEWLDENNDFATMHDFVISKLSRHIGKDKISLLPKDVVLFGFGRIGRLAARELILQAGKGEQLRLRAIVTRTYSDEELIKRAELLRTDSVHGTFNGIIIEDFINKALIINGQTIYFIEANHPEDIDYTTYGIADALLIDNTGVFRDREGLSRHLAANGIAKVLLTAPAKGDIPNIVAGINDADFDFTKETIVSNASCTTNAIVPVLKVIDQAFGIEKGHIETIHSYTNDQNLLDNYHKKYRRGRSAALNMVITETGADKAVAKVIPHLGGKLTGNAVRVPTPNVSLAILNLSLNKVTSRDEVIEMIKQASLFGDLSEQIEFSISNELVSSDLIGNSHASIIDGPATIMAKDNKSVVIYTWYDNEYGYTRQVIRLAKKLAGVVRLTYY; from the coding sequence ATGTTTAATCAATACCAATCCGAATTTCAGAACTGGATTGAAAAAGAGAAAAAAGCAGTTGAACTACTAAATGTTGTCGGCCAGTTATGGTTCGACAGATCTATTGAACTTGTGCTTTTTCGCAAACCATTATTCGACGTAGGCAGCAGTGAAATCCTTGCTCACCACCAGTACGCTAAAGAAATTTCAGGCAAAGACATTAACATTTATGAGACACTGGAGCTCGCCAATGAAATTGCCAGATGCAACCTTGCCCCTTCCCGTGTTGACATCGGAAGACTTGCAGCAGAATGGCTGGATGAAAACAATGATTTTGCAACAATGCACGATTTTGTCATCAGCAAACTCAGCCGTCACATTGGTAAAGACAAGATCAGTCTTTTACCGAAAGACGTTGTCCTGTTTGGTTTCGGAAGAATTGGCAGACTGGCCGCAAGAGAATTAATCCTGCAGGCTGGTAAAGGTGAACAGCTCAGACTGCGCGCTATCGTAACCAGGACTTATAGTGATGAGGAATTAATCAAACGTGCAGAATTATTACGTACAGACTCTGTTCATGGAACTTTTAACGGGATTATTATTGAAGACTTTATCAATAAAGCACTGATCATCAATGGACAAACTATCTATTTCATTGAAGCTAACCATCCTGAAGATATCGACTACACAACTTATGGTATTGCAGACGCTTTATTAATTGATAATACAGGCGTATTCCGTGACCGTGAAGGACTTAGCCGCCATCTTGCAGCTAATGGTATAGCTAAGGTATTATTAACTGCACCAGCCAAAGGAGACATTCCAAACATAGTTGCTGGAATCAATGACGCAGATTTCGATTTTACAAAAGAAACAATCGTATCCAATGCTTCTTGTACCACCAACGCTATTGTTCCGGTATTAAAAGTTATCGATCAGGCTTTTGGTATTGAAAAGGGACATATAGAAACGATCCACTCTTATACAAACGATCAGAATTTATTAGATAACTACCATAAAAAATATCGTCGCGGCAGGTCTGCGGCTTTAAATATGGTCATCACTGAAACCGGAGCAGATAAAGCAGTAGCTAAAGTAATTCCGCATCTGGGTGGAAAACTGACAGGCAATGCAGTGCGTGTCCCTACACCTAATGTTTCACTGGCTATTCTTAATTTATCATTGAATAAAGTAACTTCAAGAGATGAAGTTATAGAGATGATCAAACAAGCATCACTTTTTGGTGATCTGTCTGAACAAATAGAATTCTCTATCTCCAATGAACTGGTAAGCTCTGATTTAATCGGAAACAGCCATGCTTCAATTATTGACGGCCCGGCCACAATTATGGCAAAAGACAATAAGTCTGTCGTGATTTACACCTGGTATGACAATGAATACGGCTATACAAGACAAGTGATCCGCCTGGCTAAAAAACTAGCTGGTGTAGTTCGTTTAACTTATTACTAG
- a CDS encoding potassium channel beta subunit family protein produces MEYRRLGKSGLQLSALSLGSWLTFGNQISDKVADELMGIAYDAGVNFFDNAEGYAAGKSEEVMGKIIKAHQWERESYVVSSKVFFGTEHKGPNRTGLSRKHVIEACHGALKRLQVDYLDLYFCHRPDKNTPVEETVWAMNTLLQQGKILYWGTSEWSAAEIMEAIRAARQYNLIGPVMEQPQYNLLERNKLESEYLLLFKEYGLGTTIWSPLASGLLSGKYTSGEAKNTRLDMKGMEWLKEAALAEEKLAKVKKLQTLADELNVPLAKLSLAWCLKNPNVSTVILGASKTEQLKENLTTLNVMPLLTTEVMGDIEEIMGTRPVLAEF; encoded by the coding sequence ATGGAATACAGACGTTTAGGAAAATCGGGATTACAATTGAGTGCGCTTTCTCTGGGAAGCTGGTTAACATTCGGCAATCAGATCAGTGATAAAGTTGCGGATGAATTGATGGGAATTGCTTATGATGCTGGTGTAAACTTTTTTGATAATGCAGAAGGTTATGCAGCAGGAAAGTCAGAAGAAGTGATGGGTAAAATCATTAAAGCACATCAATGGGAGCGTGAATCATATGTAGTTTCCAGTAAAGTTTTTTTCGGAACTGAACATAAAGGGCCGAACAGAACAGGCCTGTCAAGGAAACATGTGATTGAGGCTTGTCATGGTGCGTTAAAGAGATTACAGGTAGATTACCTGGATTTATATTTTTGTCACCGTCCTGATAAGAACACGCCTGTTGAGGAGACTGTCTGGGCGATGAATACTTTATTACAGCAGGGTAAAATCCTATACTGGGGAACTTCAGAGTGGAGTGCGGCCGAGATTATGGAAGCTATCCGTGCGGCACGCCAGTATAATCTGATCGGGCCAGTTATGGAACAACCTCAATACAACCTGCTGGAACGTAATAAACTGGAAAGCGAATATCTGTTGTTATTTAAAGAGTATGGATTGGGGACTACAATCTGGTCACCTTTAGCTTCAGGATTACTTTCTGGTAAATACACCTCAGGAGAGGCTAAAAATACGCGCCTGGACATGAAAGGCATGGAATGGCTCAAAGAAGCTGCTTTGGCAGAAGAAAAGCTGGCGAAGGTTAAGAAATTACAAACGCTTGCTGATGAGCTGAATGTGCCTCTGGCTAAATTGTCACTGGCCTGGTGTTTGAAAAATCCGAATGTAAGTACGGTTATCTTAGGTGCTTCAAAAACAGAACAATTAAAAGAAAACCTGACTACTTTAAATGTGATGCCTTTATTGACAACTGAAGTGATGGGAGATATCGAGGAAATTATGGGGACCAGGCCTGTGTTAGCTGAGTTCTAA
- a CDS encoding M28 family peptidase translates to MKLYLLIPLAFTLGCNAVKTSNQPAHADQLINDVKVLSSDAYQGRKTGTKGAELARTYIGKRFREIGLKAYKNCNGYQQSFTFAGIDDPKITGKNMIGYIKGTTSKVIVISAHYDHLGVINGTIYNGADDNASGVAGLLKIATHFAKNKPMYTMIFVAFDAQEFGRKGSEYFVNHPPVDLSKIKLNLNLDMISHNDKGEIYAAGTYKYPQLKNYIATTIPDLKILFGHDNARLAADDWTDQSDQSAFNAKNIPFIYFGVEDHKDYHKASDKFENINQAFLINAANGILEITDNFDKERTVEKILRDRLQSKRR, encoded by the coding sequence ATGAAATTATATTTGCTAATACCCCTGGCATTTACACTGGGTTGCAATGCAGTAAAAACATCCAATCAACCCGCTCACGCTGATCAGTTAATCAATGATGTCAAAGTTCTTTCTTCTGATGCCTACCAGGGAAGAAAAACAGGAACAAAAGGTGCCGAATTAGCAAGAACATACATTGGCAAACGCTTCAGAGAAATTGGCCTGAAGGCTTATAAAAACTGTAATGGTTACCAGCAGTCCTTTACTTTCGCAGGAATTGATGATCCAAAAATAACGGGTAAGAACATGATTGGCTATATCAAAGGGACCACCAGCAAAGTGATCGTTATTTCTGCCCACTATGATCATTTAGGCGTGATTAACGGAACAATCTATAATGGTGCAGATGATAACGCTTCAGGCGTAGCCGGCCTGCTGAAAATAGCCACGCACTTTGCAAAGAACAAACCGATGTATACAATGATTTTTGTTGCATTTGATGCGCAGGAATTTGGCAGAAAAGGTTCTGAGTATTTTGTGAACCATCCTCCTGTTGACCTGAGTAAGATTAAGCTGAACCTCAACCTGGATATGATCAGTCACAATGATAAAGGAGAGATTTACGCCGCCGGAACTTATAAATACCCGCAGCTCAAAAACTATATCGCCACGACTATTCCTGATTTAAAAATCCTTTTCGGCCATGACAATGCAAGACTGGCAGCCGATGACTGGACGGATCAGAGTGATCAGTCTGCTTTCAACGCAAAAAACATCCCGTTTATTTACTTTGGTGTGGAAGATCACAAAGATTACCACAAAGCCTCAGATAAATTTGAGAATATCAACCAGGCCTTCCTGATCAATGCCGCTAATGGCATTTTAGAGATCACAGACAATTTTGATAAAGAACGAACCGTAGAAAAGATACTGCGTGACAGACTGCAGTCTAAAAGAAGATAA
- a CDS encoding DUF6266 family protein, translating to MAILQEGSLLAGVRGRIGNVVIYQWKNKVCARTLPIKPHKKRVRTIPQQAQNGKLKVLTPFLKQVKPFLRTGFKHLAEERNITANNAAKSVNLLHAIKGEFPHQEINWDAVLVADGNLLKPENVKVTVSENAFNFTWDQDITTTGNPTDRAIILLYNKNSGRVHANYSGAQRDELKHTFPMKPGYIKNNTYEVFIAFKDIMSDEVSQSVYCGRFTN from the coding sequence ATGGCAATTTTACAGGAAGGCTCTTTATTAGCAGGTGTCAGAGGAAGAATAGGAAACGTGGTGATCTATCAATGGAAAAATAAGGTATGCGCCCGCACATTACCAATAAAGCCCCATAAAAAAAGGGTGAGAACGATTCCTCAGCAGGCGCAGAACGGTAAACTAAAGGTATTAACTCCTTTTTTAAAACAGGTTAAGCCCTTCCTTAGAACAGGATTCAAACACCTGGCAGAAGAACGCAACATCACTGCAAACAATGCCGCTAAATCTGTTAATCTGCTGCATGCAATTAAAGGAGAATTTCCTCACCAGGAAATCAACTGGGACGCTGTTTTAGTAGCTGACGGAAACTTGCTTAAACCTGAAAATGTTAAAGTGACCGTATCAGAAAATGCCTTTAACTTTACCTGGGATCAGGATATTACAACCACAGGCAATCCAACAGACAGAGCTATTATCCTTTTATACAACAAAAATTCCGGGCGTGTACATGCCAATTACAGCGGTGCACAAAGGGATGAACTCAAGCATACTTTCCCCATGAAACCTGGTTACATTAAAAATAACACTTATGAAGTATTTATCGCTTTTAAAGACATCATGAGCGACGAGGTTTCCCAAAGCGTGTATTGCGGGAGATTTACGAATTAA
- a CDS encoding S41 family peptidase: MRINLSNNRLAILTLFLLVVISSSCKKSPKPAITTNPTDRNGGSPAAGTRTQLTLDSLFLYAKQIYYWSDAIPEYAAFNPRQFSTKSKPIDNYDDELFAISNLKINPATGKPFEYNGYGYPKYSRIDDLTQANPSATSAIKTANVDVDNNGYDVGIRPIFYLFRNSDKYQLFVTAVYPGSPAETAGVKRGWLITKVNGQTVGASYTNENETVFNSFSAASITIEGYNSIDKVPFSLTLNRASYKSNPVYTSKVIARSGKKIGYLAYARFARLSSSTGASDASLDPVFAAFSAQGVTDLIVDLRYNGGGYVNTASYLTNLIAPSGTSGQTMFTELYNPLMQAGNATILANQPLLDGDGKIIRQNGKILTAADDNYSVAANTITFSKKGSLGGINNIVFIVTRNTASASEIVINSLKPYMNVKLVGDTTYGKPVGFFPIVLENRYQVYMPIFETRNSKNEGGYYTGMVPDVLDEYDDPEYVFGDVRENYLAKALNVLAPAVTATQGIANTEARRASRADFKSQQIRKVNPNSEFVGMIETRHSLKK; this comes from the coding sequence ATGAGGATTAACTTATCAAACAATCGTTTAGCGATTTTAACGCTGTTTCTCTTAGTCGTGATTTCAAGTTCATGTAAAAAGAGTCCTAAACCAGCTATTACAACTAACCCAACAGATAGAAACGGAGGATCGCCGGCTGCAGGCACGCGTACACAGTTGACACTGGATTCGTTGTTTCTGTATGCTAAACAGATTTACTACTGGAGTGATGCAATCCCTGAATACGCTGCCTTCAATCCAAGACAGTTTTCTACCAAATCAAAGCCAATCGATAACTATGATGACGAATTATTTGCCATCAGTAACCTGAAGATTAATCCTGCCACTGGTAAACCTTTTGAATACAATGGTTATGGGTACCCTAAGTATTCAAGAATCGATGATCTGACCCAGGCAAATCCAAGTGCTACTTCTGCCATAAAAACTGCAAATGTGGATGTAGATAATAATGGATACGATGTAGGGATCAGACCTATATTTTATCTTTTCAGAAATTCTGATAAATATCAATTATTTGTAACTGCTGTTTATCCGGGCTCTCCGGCAGAAACTGCTGGCGTGAAAAGAGGCTGGTTAATTACTAAAGTGAATGGCCAGACTGTAGGTGCGAGTTACACGAATGAAAATGAAACTGTATTTAATTCGTTTTCTGCGGCTTCCATAACTATCGAAGGTTATAACTCCATTGATAAGGTTCCTTTTAGTTTAACGCTGAACAGAGCTTCTTATAAGAGCAATCCGGTCTATACCTCTAAAGTTATTGCCCGCTCAGGTAAAAAAATAGGTTACCTGGCTTATGCAAGATTCGCCAGGTTATCAAGCAGTACCGGAGCGAGTGATGCCAGTTTAGATCCTGTATTTGCAGCTTTTAGTGCACAGGGGGTAACTGATCTGATTGTTGATTTAAGATACAATGGCGGGGGCTATGTAAATACAGCATCTTACCTGACCAATCTGATTGCACCATCAGGTACCTCAGGGCAAACGATGTTTACTGAGCTATATAACCCATTAATGCAGGCCGGTAATGCAACTATTCTGGCAAATCAGCCGCTTCTTGATGGCGATGGAAAGATTATACGTCAAAATGGAAAAATACTGACTGCGGCCGATGATAATTATTCAGTAGCTGCTAACACAATTACCTTTAGTAAAAAAGGAAGTCTGGGCGGGATCAATAACATTGTCTTTATTGTGACCCGCAATACGGCTTCTGCAAGTGAGATCGTAATTAACAGTCTTAAACCTTATATGAATGTGAAACTGGTAGGGGATACCACTTATGGTAAGCCTGTAGGTTTCTTTCCTATCGTACTGGAAAACAGATACCAGGTTTATATGCCAATATTTGAAACCAGAAATTCAAAAAATGAAGGTGGATATTATACAGGGATGGTACCTGATGTACTGGATGAATATGACGACCCTGAATACGTTTTTGGTGATGTAAGAGAGAATTATCTGGCTAAAGCACTGAATGTATTAGCCCCTGCAGTTACCGCTACTCAGGGAATTGCCAATACGGAAGCCAGAAGAGCAAGCAGGGCAGACTTCAAAAGCCAGCAAATCAGAAAAGTTAATCCCAATAGTGAATTTGTAGGAATGATTGAAACCAGGCATTCCCTGAAAAAATAA
- a CDS encoding haloacid dehalogenase, which produces MKYQDLIHPRQAFVFGLDDVLYPVKDYQLQVYYLFAQFIEYGEQIDAQEIVQFMTAAYLKDGAADIFTKTAAKFNLPQKYLINFDLLQQNAKLPLKLLLFAPVLDFLKEIHEAGKPVFLLVDGDPVQQLNKIRQMEWNGLAQFLTVYFSAETGTFEQTLDMIILKHDLKKKEVLVIGKSLCASGDKVEFLAVDQL; this is translated from the coding sequence ATGAAATATCAAGATCTTATTCATCCCAGGCAGGCTTTTGTTTTTGGTCTGGATGATGTTTTATATCCCGTAAAAGATTATCAATTGCAGGTCTATTATCTGTTCGCACAATTTATAGAATATGGGGAACAAATAGATGCACAGGAAATTGTACAGTTTATGACTGCTGCTTATCTGAAAGATGGTGCTGCTGATATCTTTACTAAAACGGCTGCAAAGTTTAATTTGCCTCAGAAATACCTCATAAACTTTGATTTGCTGCAACAAAATGCAAAGCTTCCTTTAAAGTTATTACTTTTTGCGCCCGTTCTTGATTTTTTGAAAGAGATCCATGAAGCTGGCAAGCCTGTCTTTTTATTGGTAGACGGTGATCCCGTGCAGCAATTAAATAAAATCAGGCAAATGGAATGGAACGGTTTAGCTCAATTTCTGACGGTCTATTTTAGTGCGGAAACAGGGACTTTTGAACAGACCCTGGATATGATTATTTTGAAGCATGATTTAAAGAAGAAAGAAGTTTTAGTGATTGGTAAAAGTCTGTGTGCCAGTGGAGATAAAGTTGAATTTTTAGCTGTAGACCAACTTTAA
- a CDS encoding ABC transporter ATP-binding protein produces the protein MLKATGIRKAYGSLPILKGVDFEVAKGEIVSIIGASGAGKSTLLHILGTLDKPDEGTVELNGTKLAQLSGEPMSIFRNQNIGFVFQFHHLLPEFTALENICIPAFIAKKSKKEAETRALELLELLGLKDRASHKPNQLSGGEQQRIAVARALINNPAIILADEPSGNLDSANAESLHQFFITLRDNFQQTFVIVTHNKDLASISDRVVTMKDGLIV, from the coding sequence ATGCTAAAAGCCACAGGTATCAGAAAAGCTTATGGAAGTTTACCTATTCTAAAAGGGGTGGATTTTGAAGTTGCCAAAGGAGAGATTGTCAGTATTATCGGGGCTTCAGGTGCGGGTAAAAGTACTTTACTGCATATATTAGGTACGCTGGATAAACCGGACGAAGGAACCGTTGAATTAAATGGAACCAAACTGGCACAGCTTTCCGGTGAACCCATGAGTATATTCAGAAATCAGAATATTGGTTTTGTATTCCAGTTTCACCATTTGTTACCAGAATTTACTGCGCTTGAAAATATTTGTATCCCTGCTTTTATTGCTAAAAAAAGTAAGAAAGAAGCGGAAACACGGGCATTAGAACTTTTAGAACTGCTGGGTTTAAAAGACCGGGCTTCACATAAGCCAAACCAACTTTCCGGAGGCGAGCAGCAACGTATTGCAGTAGCCAGGGCTTTAATTAATAATCCTGCCATTATATTGGCTGATGAGCCATCAGGAAACCTTGATTCAGCAAATGCTGAGTCTCTACATCAGTTTTTTATCACGCTGCGTGATAACTTCCAGCAGACATTCGTAATTGTTACCCATAATAAAGACCTTGCCTCGATTAGCGACAGGGTTGTCACCATGAAAGATGGTTTAATTGTATAA
- a CDS encoding LLM class flavin-dependent oxidoreductase yields the protein MSSDLKLGILEWGFRLNTDSLTAVQQILDYAETADKLGFSRFWLTEHHNPNKIAPFTNPDILIALVAGSTNYIRVGSAGTLFKMYDPYHVVTNYKSLNNLFSDRIDLGLAKGDPGSRYFHDKLYDRNNKNISIEKIQKIYDLFYNEKANFEAHEVVIPPYGGSIPQIWYLSKSYDSIEIAIQYKLNICRSIMHGKDALLADYKKDELLNYKKLFFNNNGYMPEVSLALAIVVGDSMERAELKCDSLNRQDPSANSIQPIPVTIDSLFELLGKFRNSYGVDEFILYDMEDENLKKIDNLHQISNVFSLIAAQ from the coding sequence ATGTCGTCTGATTTAAAGTTGGGAATACTTGAGTGGGGTTTCAGGTTAAATACTGATTCTTTGACTGCTGTGCAGCAAATATTGGACTATGCAGAAACCGCAGATAAACTCGGGTTTTCAAGATTTTGGTTAACCGAGCATCATAATCCAAATAAAATCGCTCCTTTTACAAATCCGGATATTCTGATTGCTTTGGTGGCTGGATCAACTAATTATATCAGGGTAGGTTCTGCCGGAACCTTATTTAAAATGTATGATCCATATCATGTCGTTACCAATTATAAGTCGCTCAATAACCTGTTCTCTGACAGAATTGATTTAGGATTAGCTAAAGGTGATCCTGGGAGCCGCTACTTTCATGATAAGCTATATGATAGAAATAACAAGAACATCTCGATAGAGAAAATTCAGAAAATATATGACCTCTTTTATAATGAAAAAGCAAATTTTGAAGCGCATGAGGTTGTAATTCCTCCATATGGCGGATCTATACCGCAAATCTGGTATTTATCAAAGTCTTATGATAGTATTGAAATTGCAATTCAGTACAAATTAAATATCTGCAGATCGATAATGCATGGTAAAGATGCTTTGCTGGCAGATTACAAGAAGGATGAACTATTGAATTATAAAAAGCTTTTTTTTAATAATAATGGGTATATGCCTGAGGTAAGTCTGGCTCTTGCAATTGTAGTTGGGGATTCAATGGAGAGAGCTGAATTAAAATGTGATAGCTTAAACAGGCAGGATCCGTCTGCTAATTCTATACAACCAATTCCGGTTACCATTGATTCTTTATTTGAATTACTCGGTAAATTCAGAAACTCTTATGGTGTTGATGAGTTTATTTTATACGATATGGAAGATGAAAATCTTAAAAAGATCGATAATCTTCATCAGATAAGCAACGTCTTTAGTTTGATAGCAGCGCAATAA
- a CDS encoding class I lanthipeptide, producing MEQKIQLAKALKLTKESLTKLQESQMLSIKGGTAALFNSSGPKCTCGRHSCVGSKEQR from the coding sequence ATGGAACAAAAAATTCAGTTAGCCAAAGCTTTAAAGTTAACCAAAGAATCACTTACTAAACTTCAGGAAAGCCAGATGTTAAGTATTAAAGGTGGAACTGCTGCTTTATTTAACTCTAGCGGACCAAAATGCACGTGTGGCAGGCATTCTTGCGTAGGATCAAAGGAACAACGATAA
- a CDS encoding class I lanthipeptide has product MKQKIQLTKALKLNKESLTKLQESQMSSIKGGTASLFSSSGPKCTCGKNSCNKEVEEIS; this is encoded by the coding sequence ATGAAACAAAAAATTCAGTTAACCAAAGCTTTAAAGCTAAACAAAGAATCGCTTACTAAACTTCAGGAAAGCCAGATGTCAAGTATCAAAGGTGGAACTGCTTCTTTATTTAGTTCTAGTGGGCCAAAATGTACTTGTGGTAAGAACTCTTGTAATAAAGAAGTGGAAGAAATTAGTTAA
- a CDS encoding class I lanthipeptide, which produces MKQKIQLTKALKLNKESLTKLQESQMTSVKGGTAALFSSSGPKCTCGKNSCNEVPEEPTIS; this is translated from the coding sequence ATGAAACAAAAAATTCAATTAACCAAAGCTTTAAAGCTAAACAAAGAATCGCTTACTAAACTTCAGGAAAGCCAGATGACAAGTGTTAAAGGTGGAACTGCTGCTTTATTTAGCTCAAGCGGACCAAAATGCACTTGTGGCAAGAATTCCTGCAACGAAGTACCAGAAGAACCAACTATAAGCTAA
- a CDS encoding lanthionine synthetase LanC family protein: protein MPEELQTRIYEIKTALDKNQHLFLSAGLNDGILGLSLFYLYFYEFSKDERALNQISLYIDQAINYITNSQCEPHELIEFSDYLCFLNEKGFIDNKEALKYLKQLNPLIKTLFKTSIKEKDLDSLSGCIAIGHYYLRILHLIDYSDQLIQLINLIEQEAVLSDSGMFWYFKNAETKKTNIELGIYHGVTGVIYFLASAYAKKIAQKTCLSMIHDAIFYLSGQKQKKDNTLFDIDALIHKRIAYQNLAYGDIGIGYVLFKTGKIIGCKQYIEEGIEILEHAALFMDDKKEYIRDAELIYGSSGLLTIFSFFYSYNNSSLFLKAKIYWLSKTLDYNNNNTKWAGYETFINGYDDHIQLSFCHGLCGIGIALMACQQEDFSYLRFLSY, encoded by the coding sequence ATGCCAGAAGAATTACAAACCAGAATTTATGAAATTAAAACCGCATTAGACAAAAATCAACATTTATTTTTGTCTGCTGGATTGAATGATGGCATTCTGGGTCTTTCTTTGTTTTACTTGTATTTTTATGAATTCTCTAAAGATGAAAGGGCCCTTAACCAAATCTCCTTATATATTGACCAAGCTATAAACTATATTACTAACAGTCAATGTGAGCCGCATGAACTTATTGAATTTAGTGATTATTTATGTTTTTTAAATGAGAAGGGTTTTATAGATAACAAGGAGGCTCTTAAATATTTAAAACAGTTAAATCCACTCATTAAAACATTATTTAAAACCAGCATAAAAGAAAAGGACCTGGATTCTCTTAGTGGTTGTATAGCAATTGGACATTATTATTTGAGAATCCTGCATCTGATTGATTATAGCGATCAACTCATTCAACTCATTAATTTAATTGAACAAGAGGCAGTCTTATCAGACTCAGGTATGTTCTGGTATTTTAAGAATGCCGAAACAAAAAAAACGAATATAGAACTAGGAATATATCATGGCGTAACTGGTGTTATTTATTTTTTAGCTTCAGCCTATGCGAAAAAAATAGCGCAGAAAACATGTCTCTCCATGATACATGATGCGATTTTCTATTTATCTGGTCAAAAACAAAAAAAGGACAATACGTTGTTTGATATTGATGCATTAATTCATAAAAGAATTGCTTATCAAAATTTGGCATATGGTGATATAGGCATTGGGTATGTTCTCTTTAAGACAGGAAAAATAATTGGCTGTAAACAATATATAGAAGAAGGAATTGAAATTCTGGAACATGCTGCCCTATTTATGGATGACAAAAAAGAGTATATCAGAGATGCTGAATTAATATATGGCTCATCTGGCCTTCTGACAATATTTTCATTTTTTTATAGCTACAACAATAGTTCATTATTTTTAAAAGCAAAAATATACTGGCTATCAAAAACACTGGATTACAATAATAATAACACAAAATGGGCCGGTTACGAAACCTTTATCAATGGATATGATGATCATATTCAGTTATCATTTTGCCATGGATTATGTGGAATCGGGATCGCTCTTATGGCTTGTCAACAGGAGGATTTCAGTTATCTCAGATTTTTAAGCTATTAA